GGATGCCGCGCTCCGGGGCGCCAAGGGCGTCGAAGGGAGTCTCACCGTCGGCATCCTTCCGGGCCGCAACCCGGACGGGGCATCACCCTTTGCCGACGTCGTGATCGCGACGGGCATGGGCGAGGCGCGAAATGCGATCAACGTTCTCTCGAGCGACGTCGTCGTGGCGTGTGGCGAGGGGGGCGCCGGCACCGCCTCGGAAGCCGCGCTCGCGCTGAAAGCCGGGAAGCCCCTCGTCCTGCTCGCCCCGTCGTCCGAGGCGGCGGCCTTCTTCTCGAAGATCGGCGGCGCACCCGCAGCGGAATCCGCGAGGGAGGCCCTGGGCCTGGCCGAGAAGGCCAGGCGGCGTCCGACGACGCGGAACGAGGCATGACGGTCTTCACCCGCGCGATCCTGCGCACGCCGTCCTCCAATTTCGCCGACGGTCTGACGACCGCCGAGCTCGGCGCACCC
This sequence is a window from Thermoanaerobaculia bacterium. Protein-coding genes within it:
- a CDS encoding cytochrome; this translates as DAALRGAKGVEGSLTVGILPGRNPDGASPFADVVIATGMGEARNAINVLSSDVVVACGEGGAGTASEAALALKAGKPLVLLAPSSEAAAFFSKIGGAPAAESAREALGLAEKARRRPTTRNEA